A genomic region of Dreissena polymorpha isolate Duluth1 chromosome 4, UMN_Dpol_1.0, whole genome shotgun sequence contains the following coding sequences:
- the LOC127879897 gene encoding serine/arginine repetitive matrix protein 2-like isoform X11, translated as MKIRIVCKTNVGGFESWTIERLEIPEKEYAENLKKQQSQKWAYQCVAEGVAFFKEGKETEAMQKLNKALQIDTNNVEALVARGALYANTENYSKALQDFEEALKFNSKHPNAIKYMHETLLAKGKLHEDEKDYGQAKECYQRALDMMPESQEARESLRYVQYKMDKAEGKLNKEERKDERKKERTPSPVYKEDPDPSLPFKETTDTLKKLIRDEHRSRKRHAYDSRLPEEEKIDQKPRKHRSRSSSSRSRSGSLSRSKVKSKGHKEEYSKDSKTFTRKSRSPKYEYGKERDASEYFDYSLKKVRRSGFRESPTRNMLPEKDIERSSYQRSSEKKDFDPRKGYHADRERYMEKGIRKSETPERRSSKKESQSPRDLAGGLNPVRVKRESRRSETPTKDEVADRLGLEDISPEDHNARNEDYKLLLYRKREEDYKFREAQKRRESGEYFEKDRSGRDRAGRGDQFLSERGMAKNASADGDRQESRGSYERRWYDPSREERYPGGETSGRLREKEEAEYAERRIVSIDKRNKADWEDREYDSKDRNMASNEQRSSRDNRHYHETDSPSLEKRGIVLGKGSSRKDSKSPRDIGDRSLQKTFSYPRSRSRSPAQDGKSPVRVIKMKPKGQDISQGNKGQDQVEAQSSKGQDEEVKPKDDIFRESGEPAHDADKAKNQFATYVPRSVKLKNNPEKSQNPERLPSGDQITYDDGKGQMPSKENANHFERHPSKDDSEHLLESRTVKMKPLSELNVDNDPRFKFQAIRTPDQKRPSSRHSSSREGSRSGKAKYDPFRRSESRSRSQSVDMQRSQTSKTRRSSSESSRSRSRSRKKLRSRSGSSSSGDSRSGGRRKRSRSDSRDAYSKRSRSESRSPYSKSKSPGGKRSEPVVVPEIVSRWDSPKEKKSRWEGQNFKPESFKKVDSKVDTGAVQLFPIISSSPPPHRSMKPEEKKKLDEKWKELKPLKLDPEESKQMELQDIVKQRAAEVAAKISTKFIPLPPSNEPDRELKEKVAMASKKINQLIQPEKEREKKTFKWESNSDSEVDEKKRKSVVNKREDSVKKRSRSSSSESSRRSKRRSGSDSRSRSRSRDRRSKSRSESRSKSRSRSRSRSRSRDRRYKSRSRSKDRRRYRSRSRSNEGRSSKDYYRRRSNEDRRRDQTEYYGGGRRGSGDQRVFWFHKNNDYHGDNKDGGYKPWLRGGRGRGRFRGGYRPWIPRGRGRGRGRGWVDYNKQDSHSYRSEENQGWSDDHYHHADVKSKWEKEEDQVEEEESGKGEDGSDAIKPQETLNELEEFYHKLKTDKKRKPIDVPEEKKEVA; from the exons ATGAAAATTAGAATAGTTTGCAAAACCAATGTTGGAGGTTTTGAAAGTTGGACAATTGAAAG aTTGGAAATACCAGAGAAGGAATATGCAGAGAACTTGAAGAAACAACAATCACAGAAATGGGCCTATCAATG TGTGGCAGAGGGCGTGGCCTTCTTCAAGGAAGGCAAGGAGACGGAGGCAATGCAGAAGCTGAACAAGGCTCTGCAGATCGACACCAACAACGTGGAGGCACTTGTTGCTCGGGGGGCTCT gTATGCAAACACAGAGAATTACTCCAAGGCTCTACAGGATTTTGAGGAAGCCTTGAAATTTAACTCTAAACATCCAAATGCAATCAAGTACATGCATGAAACTCTCCTGGCTAAGGGAAAACT ACACGAGGATGAGAAGGATTATGGCCAGGCAAAGGAGTGCTACCAGCGAGCCCTGGACATGATGCCTGAAAGCCAGGAGGCCAGGGAATCCCTGAGATATGTCCAGTACAAGATG GACAAAGCGGAGGGAAAGTTAAACAAAGAAGAACGTAAAGATGAACGCAAGAAGGAACGCACGCCTTCCCCTGTGTACAAGGAAGATCCCGACCCCTCACTGCCCTTCAAAGAGACCACAGATACATTGAAGAAACTGATACGAGATGAGCACAG GTCTAGAAAAAGGCATGCCTACGACAGCAGACTTCCAGAGGAAGAGAAAATCGATCAAAAACCCAGAAagcacaggtcaaggtcatcctcgagtaggtcaaggtcagggagtctttcaaggtcaaaggtcaaatcaaAAGGTCATAAAGAGGAGTATAGCAAAGATTCTAAGACCTTTACACGCAAGTCAAGGTCACCAAAATATGAGTATGGAAAAGAAAGGGATGCGTCGGAGTACTTTGACTATTCTCTGAAGAAGGTCAGAAGATCTGGATTCAGGGAGAGTCCAACAAGAAATATGTTGCCGGAGAAAGACATCGAGAGAAGTAGCTACCAAAGAAGCTCCGAGAAAAAAGATTTTGATCCTCGGAAAGGATACCATGCTGACAGGGAGAGGTACATGGAAAAGGGCATCAGGAAATCAGAGACTCCAGAACGGAGAAGTTCCAAGAAGGAAAGCCAGTCTCCAAGGGATCTTGCAGGCGGCTTGAATCCTGTGAGAGTGAAAAGAGAGAGCAGACGAAGCGAAACCCCAACCAAGGACGAGGTTGCAGATCGACTTGGGTTGGAGGATATTTCGCCAGAAGACCACAATGCAAGGAATGAGGACTACAAGCTATTGCTTTACAGGAAAAGGGAAGAGGATTACAAGTTTAGGGAGGCGCAGAAACGACGCGAAAGTGGCGAGTATTTTGAAAAGGATAGGAGTGGGAGAGATAGGGCTGGAAGAGGGGATCAATTTTTATCTGAACGTGGAATGGCTAAGAATGCAAGTGCTGACGGTGACAGGCAGGAAAGCAGGGGATCATACGAAAGAAGGTGGTATGATCCGTCTCGCGAGGAAAGATATCCTGGTGGAGAAACATCGGGGAGGTTACGAGAGAAAGAAGAAGCGGAGTATGCTGAAAGAAGAATTGTTTCCATTGATAAAAGAAATAAAGCGGATTGGGAGGACCGTGAGTATGATTCCAAGGACAGAAACATGGCTTCAAATGAGCAGCGCTCTTCTAGGGACAACAGGCATTATCACGAGACCGACTCGCCAAGTCTTGAAAAACGAGGAATTGTGCTCGGCAAAGGGTCTTCGAGAAAAGATTCAAAGTCACCAAGGGATATTGGAGATAGAAGCCTGCAGAAAACTTTTTCATATCCCAGaagtaggtcaaggtcaccggCACAAGATGGGAAGTCGCCAGTTAGAGTGATCAAGATGAAGCCTAAAGGTCAGGATATTTCCCAAGGCAACAAAGGTCAAGACCAGGTTGAAGCCCAGAGCAGCAAAGGTCAAGATGAAGAAGTAAAACCAAAGGATGACATTTTCCGCGAGAGTGGAGAGCCAGCTCATGATGCTGACAAAGCTAAGAATCAGTTTGCTACATATGTTCCCAGGTCTGTTAAGCTTAAAAACAACCCCGAGAAAAGTCAAAATCCAGAACGACTTCCGTCAGGTGACCAGATCACTTATGATGATGGCAAGGGACAAATGCCTTCAAAAGAGAATGCTAACCACTTTGAAAGGCATCCATCAAAGGATGACAGTGAGCATTTATTGGAATCAAGAACTGTAAAGATGAAACCACTTTCGGAACTGAATGTGGACAACGATCCTAGATTCAAATTCCAAGCCATCAGAACACCAGACCAAAAAAGGCCAAGTTCAAGGCATTCATCATCTCGCGAGGGATCCCGAAGTGGCAAGGCCAAATACGACCCTTTTAGACGCTCTgaatctaggtcaaggtcacaaagcgTCGACATGCAAAGGTCGCAGACATCAAAGACGCGGAGAAGTAGCAGTGAGAGCTCAAGATCGAGAAGTCGCAGTCGTAAGAAGTTAAGATCTCGAAGCGGAAGTTCTAGCTCCGGGGACAGTAGATCTGGCGGAAGACGCAAGCGATCCAGGTCTGATTCTAGAGACGCTTAcagcaaaaggtcaaggtcagaaaGTAGGTCACCTTACAGTAAATCAAAGAGTCCAGGTGGAAAAAGGTCGGAGCCTGTTGTTGTACCAGAAATCGTGAGTCGATGGGATAGTCCAAAGGAGAAAAAAAGTAGGTGGGAAGGTCAGAATTTCAAGCCGGAATCATTCAAGAAGGTTGATTCTAAGGTGGATACAGGCGCTGTTCAATTATTTCCTATTATTTCCTCATCTCCACCACCGCATAGAAGCATGAAGCCAGAGGAAAAGAAAAAGTTGGACGAGAAATGGAAGGAGCTGAAACCTTTAAAATTAGATCCAGAGGAAAGCAAGCAAATGGAATTACAGGACATTGTAAAACAACGGGCTGCTGAAGTTGCTGCTAAAATAAGCACTAAGTTCATCCCACTTCCACCAAGTAATGAACCAGATAGAGAGCTGAAAGAGAAAGTTGCTATGGCTTCAAAAAAGATAAACCAGTTGATACAGCCGGAGAAAGAAAGGGAAAAAAAGACATTCAAATGGGAGAGCAACTCTGATAGCGAAGTGGATGAAAAGAAGAGGAAATCGGTCGTTAACAAAAGGGAAGATTCAGTGAAGAAAAGGAGTAGATCATCATCTTCTGAGAGTAGCCGACGCAGTAAAAGGAGGTCAGGCTCAGACAGTCGTTCCCGATCACGAAGCAGAGACAGGAGATCTAAATCACGATCTGAAAGTAGGAGCAAAAGCAGGAGTAGAAGCAGAAGCCGCAGCAGGAGTAGAGACAGAAGATACAAGTCAAGGTCCCGAAGCAAGGATCGACGTAGATATAGAAGTCGCAGTAGGTCAAACGAAGGCAGATCAAGCAAGGATTATTATCGCCGGCGATCAAACGAGGACAGAAGACGTGACCAAACGGAGTATTACGGGGGAGGGAGAAGAGGATCGGGAGACCAGCGGGTATTCTGGTTTCACAAGAATAATGATTACCATGGTGATAATAAAGATGGAGGATACAAGCCATGGTTACGAGGTGGGAGGGGAAGGGGGAGATTCCGTGGGGGGTACAGGCCCTGGATCCCCAGGGGAAGGGGCCGTGGTCGAGGGAGGGGTTGGGTTGATTACAATAAACAGGATTCACACAGTTACCGCAGCGAGGAAAACCAGGGCTGGTCCGATGATCATTACCACCATGCGGATGTGAAATCAAAATGGGAAAAAGAGGAGGACCAAGTTGAAGAGGAGGAAAGTGGTAAGGGAGAAGATGGGTCCGATGCCATCAAACCACAGGAAACCCTCAATGAGCTTGAGGAGTTTTATCACAAGCTGAAGACAGACAAGAAGAGGAAGCCCATAGATGTTCCTGAGGAAAAGAAGGAGGTTGCATAA
- the LOC127879897 gene encoding serine/arginine repetitive matrix protein 2-like isoform X6, which yields MGLDKQSARTHFYYSIASGDFVIGVVSSIVDSGLLLQLLCCDGSKNRDIDDLNISCFVPCKEIPKMFPTQNPVEGYQVKDFIRGMVVNVNPENENVLISLIDRGKTEGKESALTLGLIHEEDFPVQYRRKLHIRGLTFDELVNSILGFANPGNVTYLLTSLRQTHESSMMRGLHRLEIPEKEYAENLKKQQSQKWAYQCVAEGVAFFKEGKETEAMQKLNKALQIDTNNVEALVARGALYANTENYSKALQDFEEALKFNSKHPNAIKYMHETLLAKGKLHEDEKDYGQAKECYQRALDMMPESQEARESLRYVQYKMDKAEGKLNKEERKDERKKERTPSPVYKEDPDPSLPFKETTDTLKKLIRDEHRSRKRHAYDSRLPEEEKIDQKPRKHRSRSSSSRSRSGSLSRSKVKSKGHKEEYSKDSKTFTRKSRSPKYEYGKERDASEYFDYSLKKVRRSGFRESPTRNMLPEKDIERSSYQRSSEKKDFDPRKGYHADRERYMEKGIRKSETPERRSSKKESQSPRDLAGGLNPVRVKRESRRSETPTKDEVADRLGLEDISPEDHNARNEDYKLLLYRKREEDYKFREAQKRRESGEYFEKDRSGRDRAGRGDQFLSERGMAKNASADGDRQESRGSYERRWYDPSREERYPGGETSGRLREKEEAEYAERRIVSIDKRNKADWEDREYDSKDRNMASNEQRSSRDNRHYHETDSPSLEKRGIVLGKGSSRKDSKSPRDIGDRSLQKTFSYPRSRSRSPAQDGKSPVRVIKMKPKGQDISQGNKGQDQVEAQSSKGQDEEVKPKDDIFRESGEPAHDADKAKNQFATYVPRSVKLKNNPEKSQNPERLPSGDQITYDDGKGQMPSKENANHFERHPSKDDSEHLLESRTVKMKPLSELNVDNDPRFKFQAIRTPDQKRPSSRHSSSREGSRSGKAKYDPFRRSESRSRSQSVDMQRSQTSKTRRSSSESSRSRSRSRKKLRSRSGSSSSGDSRSGGRRKRSRSDSRDAYSKRSRSESRSPYSKSKSPGGKRSEPVVVPEIVSRWDSPKEKKSRWEGQNFKPESFKKVDSKVDTGAVQLFPIISSSPPPHRSMKPEEKKKLDEKWKELKPLKLDPEESKQMELQDIVKQRAAEVAAKISTKFIPLPPSNEPDRELKEKVAMASKKINQLIQPEKEREKKTFKWESNSDSEVDEKKRKSVVNKREDSVKKRSRSSSSESSRRSKRRSGSDSRSRSRSRDRRSKSRSESRSKSRSRSRSRSRSRDRRYKSRSRSKDRRRYRSRSRSNEGRSSKDYYRRRSNEDRRRDQTEYYGGGRRGSGDQRVFWFHKNNDYHGDNKDGGYKPWLRGGRGRGRFRGGYRPWIPRGRGRGRGRGWVDYNKQDSHSYRSEENQGWSDDHYHHADVKSKWEKEEDQVEEEESGKGEDGSDAIKPQETLNELEEFYHKLKTDKKRKPIDVPEEKKEVA from the exons GGGCTGATCCACGAAGAAGACTTCCCTGTCCAATATAG GCGAAAGCTTCATATTCGAGGACTTACATTCGACGAGCTTGTAAACTCTATTCTAGGGTTTGCAAACCCTGGGAATGTTACCTACCTGCTTACTTCACTGAGGCAAACCCATGAATCGTCTATGATGCGTGGTCTTCACCG aTTGGAAATACCAGAGAAGGAATATGCAGAGAACTTGAAGAAACAACAATCACAGAAATGGGCCTATCAATG TGTGGCAGAGGGCGTGGCCTTCTTCAAGGAAGGCAAGGAGACGGAGGCAATGCAGAAGCTGAACAAGGCTCTGCAGATCGACACCAACAACGTGGAGGCACTTGTTGCTCGGGGGGCTCT gTATGCAAACACAGAGAATTACTCCAAGGCTCTACAGGATTTTGAGGAAGCCTTGAAATTTAACTCTAAACATCCAAATGCAATCAAGTACATGCATGAAACTCTCCTGGCTAAGGGAAAACT ACACGAGGATGAGAAGGATTATGGCCAGGCAAAGGAGTGCTACCAGCGAGCCCTGGACATGATGCCTGAAAGCCAGGAGGCCAGGGAATCCCTGAGATATGTCCAGTACAAGATG GACAAAGCGGAGGGAAAGTTAAACAAAGAAGAACGTAAAGATGAACGCAAGAAGGAACGCACGCCTTCCCCTGTGTACAAGGAAGATCCCGACCCCTCACTGCCCTTCAAAGAGACCACAGATACATTGAAGAAACTGATACGAGATGAGCACAG GTCTAGAAAAAGGCATGCCTACGACAGCAGACTTCCAGAGGAAGAGAAAATCGATCAAAAACCCAGAAagcacaggtcaaggtcatcctcgagtaggtcaaggtcagggagtctttcaaggtcaaaggtcaaatcaaAAGGTCATAAAGAGGAGTATAGCAAAGATTCTAAGACCTTTACACGCAAGTCAAGGTCACCAAAATATGAGTATGGAAAAGAAAGGGATGCGTCGGAGTACTTTGACTATTCTCTGAAGAAGGTCAGAAGATCTGGATTCAGGGAGAGTCCAACAAGAAATATGTTGCCGGAGAAAGACATCGAGAGAAGTAGCTACCAAAGAAGCTCCGAGAAAAAAGATTTTGATCCTCGGAAAGGATACCATGCTGACAGGGAGAGGTACATGGAAAAGGGCATCAGGAAATCAGAGACTCCAGAACGGAGAAGTTCCAAGAAGGAAAGCCAGTCTCCAAGGGATCTTGCAGGCGGCTTGAATCCTGTGAGAGTGAAAAGAGAGAGCAGACGAAGCGAAACCCCAACCAAGGACGAGGTTGCAGATCGACTTGGGTTGGAGGATATTTCGCCAGAAGACCACAATGCAAGGAATGAGGACTACAAGCTATTGCTTTACAGGAAAAGGGAAGAGGATTACAAGTTTAGGGAGGCGCAGAAACGACGCGAAAGTGGCGAGTATTTTGAAAAGGATAGGAGTGGGAGAGATAGGGCTGGAAGAGGGGATCAATTTTTATCTGAACGTGGAATGGCTAAGAATGCAAGTGCTGACGGTGACAGGCAGGAAAGCAGGGGATCATACGAAAGAAGGTGGTATGATCCGTCTCGCGAGGAAAGATATCCTGGTGGAGAAACATCGGGGAGGTTACGAGAGAAAGAAGAAGCGGAGTATGCTGAAAGAAGAATTGTTTCCATTGATAAAAGAAATAAAGCGGATTGGGAGGACCGTGAGTATGATTCCAAGGACAGAAACATGGCTTCAAATGAGCAGCGCTCTTCTAGGGACAACAGGCATTATCACGAGACCGACTCGCCAAGTCTTGAAAAACGAGGAATTGTGCTCGGCAAAGGGTCTTCGAGAAAAGATTCAAAGTCACCAAGGGATATTGGAGATAGAAGCCTGCAGAAAACTTTTTCATATCCCAGaagtaggtcaaggtcaccggCACAAGATGGGAAGTCGCCAGTTAGAGTGATCAAGATGAAGCCTAAAGGTCAGGATATTTCCCAAGGCAACAAAGGTCAAGACCAGGTTGAAGCCCAGAGCAGCAAAGGTCAAGATGAAGAAGTAAAACCAAAGGATGACATTTTCCGCGAGAGTGGAGAGCCAGCTCATGATGCTGACAAAGCTAAGAATCAGTTTGCTACATATGTTCCCAGGTCTGTTAAGCTTAAAAACAACCCCGAGAAAAGTCAAAATCCAGAACGACTTCCGTCAGGTGACCAGATCACTTATGATGATGGCAAGGGACAAATGCCTTCAAAAGAGAATGCTAACCACTTTGAAAGGCATCCATCAAAGGATGACAGTGAGCATTTATTGGAATCAAGAACTGTAAAGATGAAACCACTTTCGGAACTGAATGTGGACAACGATCCTAGATTCAAATTCCAAGCCATCAGAACACCAGACCAAAAAAGGCCAAGTTCAAGGCATTCATCATCTCGCGAGGGATCCCGAAGTGGCAAGGCCAAATACGACCCTTTTAGACGCTCTgaatctaggtcaaggtcacaaagcgTCGACATGCAAAGGTCGCAGACATCAAAGACGCGGAGAAGTAGCAGTGAGAGCTCAAGATCGAGAAGTCGCAGTCGTAAGAAGTTAAGATCTCGAAGCGGAAGTTCTAGCTCCGGGGACAGTAGATCTGGCGGAAGACGCAAGCGATCCAGGTCTGATTCTAGAGACGCTTAcagcaaaaggtcaaggtcagaaaGTAGGTCACCTTACAGTAAATCAAAGAGTCCAGGTGGAAAAAGGTCGGAGCCTGTTGTTGTACCAGAAATCGTGAGTCGATGGGATAGTCCAAAGGAGAAAAAAAGTAGGTGGGAAGGTCAGAATTTCAAGCCGGAATCATTCAAGAAGGTTGATTCTAAGGTGGATACAGGCGCTGTTCAATTATTTCCTATTATTTCCTCATCTCCACCACCGCATAGAAGCATGAAGCCAGAGGAAAAGAAAAAGTTGGACGAGAAATGGAAGGAGCTGAAACCTTTAAAATTAGATCCAGAGGAAAGCAAGCAAATGGAATTACAGGACATTGTAAAACAACGGGCTGCTGAAGTTGCTGCTAAAATAAGCACTAAGTTCATCCCACTTCCACCAAGTAATGAACCAGATAGAGAGCTGAAAGAGAAAGTTGCTATGGCTTCAAAAAAGATAAACCAGTTGATACAGCCGGAGAAAGAAAGGGAAAAAAAGACATTCAAATGGGAGAGCAACTCTGATAGCGAAGTGGATGAAAAGAAGAGGAAATCGGTCGTTAACAAAAGGGAAGATTCAGTGAAGAAAAGGAGTAGATCATCATCTTCTGAGAGTAGCCGACGCAGTAAAAGGAGGTCAGGCTCAGACAGTCGTTCCCGATCACGAAGCAGAGACAGGAGATCTAAATCACGATCTGAAAGTAGGAGCAAAAGCAGGAGTAGAAGCAGAAGCCGCAGCAGGAGTAGAGACAGAAGATACAAGTCAAGGTCCCGAAGCAAGGATCGACGTAGATATAGAAGTCGCAGTAGGTCAAACGAAGGCAGATCAAGCAAGGATTATTATCGCCGGCGATCAAACGAGGACAGAAGACGTGACCAAACGGAGTATTACGGGGGAGGGAGAAGAGGATCGGGAGACCAGCGGGTATTCTGGTTTCACAAGAATAATGATTACCATGGTGATAATAAAGATGGAGGATACAAGCCATGGTTACGAGGTGGGAGGGGAAGGGGGAGATTCCGTGGGGGGTACAGGCCCTGGATCCCCAGGGGAAGGGGCCGTGGTCGAGGGAGGGGTTGGGTTGATTACAATAAACAGGATTCACACAGTTACCGCAGCGAGGAAAACCAGGGCTGGTCCGATGATCATTACCACCATGCGGATGTGAAATCAAAATGGGAAAAAGAGGAGGACCAAGTTGAAGAGGAGGAAAGTGGTAAGGGAGAAGATGGGTCCGATGCCATCAAACCACAGGAAACCCTCAATGAGCTTGAGGAGTTTTATCACAAGCTGAAGACAGACAAGAAGAGGAAGCCCATAGATGTTCCTGAGGAAAAGAAGGAGGTTGCATAA